A region of Gammaproteobacteria bacterium DNA encodes the following proteins:
- a CDS encoding ISL3 family transposase, translating into MWHQAKCILHLLQKMGGFFNGYFTQTQTHSRRIPIPLFSPAGKDTRHLWRLQSTDHHARSALKKTACNSCGRTRSGWYDKRLRRVRDLSCGDTRIYLEIEIRRVLCRHCGKVKRERLDFLADNPLYTKRFSWYVGRRCRASTVSDIARELLLDWHTVKELDKQYMTAQLERAGTPAPKAIGIDEISIRKGHTYRIVVSDLIRGRPIWFGGADRSEDSMRQFYDWLGEKKSKGICLAVMDMWKPFRNVTNERAPQAAILFDKFHIMSHLGDALDKVRKMEYARLQGKDRRYIKGQKYVLLSNHENMTLDGRRSLKALLAANKRLNTAYLLKESFGQLWDYRSEAWARRFFENWKTSLKWQRLKPYEKFAEMIERHWDGIAAYCKPENKVSLGFVEGLNNKIRVIQRRAYGLRDEEYLRLKILTSMLPRL; encoded by the coding sequence AAAATGCATCCTGCACCTGTTGCAGAAAATGGGAGGTTTTTTCAATGGCTATTTCACGCAAACCCAAACGCATTCTCGACGCATACCGATTCCCCTGTTTTCGCCCGCTGGAAAAGATACGCGGCATCTTTGGCGACTCCAAAGCACGGATCATCACGCTCGTTCGGCGCTCAAAAAAACGGCCTGCAACAGTTGCGGCAGAACGCGCTCTGGTTGGTACGACAAGAGGCTTCGACGAGTTCGCGACCTCTCCTGTGGCGACACACGTATCTATCTGGAAATCGAAATTCGACGGGTGCTTTGTCGGCACTGCGGGAAAGTGAAACGCGAACGACTCGACTTTCTCGCCGACAACCCACTCTATACAAAGCGATTTTCTTGGTATGTAGGCAGACGGTGTCGCGCCAGCACGGTGTCGGACATTGCCCGCGAATTGCTTCTGGACTGGCACACCGTCAAGGAACTGGACAAGCAATACATGACCGCGCAACTGGAACGCGCCGGAACGCCAGCACCCAAGGCCATTGGCATCGACGAAATATCGATTCGCAAAGGACATACCTATCGCATTGTAGTCAGCGACTTGATCCGTGGTCGTCCCATCTGGTTTGGCGGTGCCGACCGTTCGGAGGACAGCATGCGACAGTTCTATGACTGGCTGGGAGAGAAGAAATCCAAAGGCATTTGTCTTGCAGTGATGGATATGTGGAAGCCCTTTCGTAACGTAACCAACGAACGCGCCCCGCAGGCGGCCATCCTGTTCGACAAATTCCACATCATGAGCCATCTCGGCGATGCTCTGGATAAAGTCAGAAAGATGGAATATGCACGTCTTCAGGGCAAGGATAGGCGCTACATTAAGGGGCAGAAATACGTACTGCTTTCCAATCACGAAAATATGACACTGGACGGCAGACGTTCTTTGAAGGCTTTGCTGGCAGCGAACAAACGGCTGAACACGGCGTACCTGCTGAAAGAGTCGTTTGGCCAGTTGTGGGATTACAGGAGCGAAGCATGGGCGCGGCGTTTCTTCGAGAATTGGAAAACCAGCCTGAAGTGGCAGCGCCTGAAACCTTACGAGAAATTTGCCGAGATGATTGAGCGCCATTGGGATGGGATCGCAGCCTATTGCAAGCCAGAGAATAAAGTTTCACTCGGCTTTGTTGAGGGGCTCAACAATAAGATACGCGTCATCCAACGCCGTGCATATGGTCTGCGCGATGAAGAATATCTGCGACTAAAAATACTCACGTCTATGCTCCCGAGGCTCTAA